The Pantoea vagans genome contains the following window.
CTTCCACTGCCCGCTGGGTGCTTCCGTCACCAGGCCTGAAAGCTTGCACACCACGTGTGGCATCGCGGCCAATTCCGCAATTTGCGCGCCCCAAACTTTTGCGCCGGAGGTGATATTTGGCTTGCCCAGATGATCGAGCACCAGCCAGTGCTGATCATGCTGGGCTGCAAAGGCGGTTAATTCCGGCAGATGACGCCAGGTCACCAGCATGTCCCACACATAGTGCTGCTGCTGTAACAGTGCCATGCCTGCTGACACCGCGGATTGTCGCAGCCAGGCTGCGGGATCCGTCTCATCCTGCACCTGATGACGAAACCCTCGCAGAAGCGGATGCTGCAGCGCATTCAGCTGTGCATGCAGATCGCTGGCCGTGATATCAATCCATCCCACCACCGCCTGCGTGGCTGGAGATTCAGCCGCCCATTGCAGCAATTGCATCGTTTCCTGTGGGCACTGCCGCGCCTGAACCACGATCGATCCCTGTAACTGCTGCCCGGTCAGCAAAGGGGACAGATCGTCGGCAAGATAATCGCGCTGCAACTTCCTCATTTGGTTGCTGATCCAGGGATAATCCTGCGCCTGATATCGCCAGAAGTGCTGATGTGCATCGATTCGCACTCTCAGGCTCCTTGCGCGCGATAGCGGTATTTATCGATCGAGGCAGGGAACATCTCGATGGAAAAACCCGGCGCCTGTGGTGGCAAGTAGGCAGCCCCGCGAATCTCACAGGGGTGCAAGAAATGTTCATGCAGGTGATCGACATACTCAATCACCCGGCCTTCATGTGTGCCCGCAATGCAGATGAAATCAATCATCGACAGGTGTTGGACGTATTCACACAGCCCCACCCCACCGGCGTGTGGACACACCGGCAGTTGATATTTTGCCGCCATTAGCATCACGGCCAGCACTTCATTGACGCCGCCTAAACGACAG
Protein-coding sequences here:
- a CDS encoding amidohydrolase family protein, encoding MRIDAHQHFWRYQAQDYPWISNQMRKLQRDYLADDLSPLLTGQQLQGSIVVQARQCPQETMQLLQWAAESPATQAVVGWIDITASDLHAQLNALQHPLLRGFRHQVQDETDPAAWLRQSAVSAGMALLQQQHYVWDMLVTWRHLPELTAFAAQHDQHWLVLDHLGKPNITSGAKVWGAQIAELAAMPHVVCKLSGLVTEAPSGQWKSAQLRPFIEEALARFGPQRLMFGSDWPVCLLAAEYDEVAQLTQQAIGTLSQDEQASIWGNTAAQVYQCSGEEHESVFTG